One Candidatus Palauibacter polyketidifaciens DNA segment encodes these proteins:
- a CDS encoding M14 family metallopeptidase, with amino-acid sequence MSFFAPHRTAVRGALPSVAIVLGVVAARPGLAQELTTPQAFFGHEIGADYELPDYGDLSRYWETLAAESPRMALQSIGTTAEGRDQLMAIVTSPENHARLDEYREISARLALARGVTEEEARELARRGKAIVWIDGGLHATEVLGAQQLMETVWQFVSGTDDETMRILDDVIILFVHANPDGMDLVSNWYTRVEEKTERSTRGIPVLYQKYVGHDNNRDFYTSFQPESENMNRQMYRTWYPQIVYNHHQTGPTGTVLFAPPFRDPFNYNIDPMVITGIDLVGSAMHSRFTEEGKPGATRRRGANYSTWWNGGLRTTPYFKNMIGLLTETIGNPTPMEIPLILERVLPNDNLPAPIEPQPWHFRQSVDYSVTANKAVLDVASRYRETFLYRIWRMGMNSIERGSRDSWTIHPRRVDWLRDEMRAGAAEADFARNVGGFGGSRGTRADYDKLFEPDLRDPRGYILPSDQADFPTATKFVNTLLENGVIVERATSDFSVGGTQYPSGSYVVRAAQAFRPHVLDMFEPQDHPDDFLYPGASPTPPYDNAGWTLAIQMGVEFDRILEGFDGPFEEITEWNASPMAGVVADAGGADGFLFSHEANNSFTAINRLHASGHEVYWLTSPLREGGRMHPAGTFYAKSRRGTDDAVASLAAELGIDFQGLDDDPDADALRLRAPRIALWDTYGGSMPSGWIRWILEQFEYADFELVFPQRLDAGGLSEDYDVIIFPQGAIGTRFQFGSFGGPEPETIPEEYRDRLGRVTSDATTPALIEFLEDGGSIVTIGGSTALGNELGLPLEDHLVKDGEPLGREDYYVPGSILKVTVDNSRLVATGVPSELAVSFNNSPVFGASALAARNDGATGVTPLAWFDADAPLISGWAWGQGYLQGGVTMAEAKVGNGHLYLFGPLVTRRAQPHGTFKFLFNAIALSAAEPERP; translated from the coding sequence ATGTCGTTCTTCGCCCCCCACCGGACCGCGGTCCGCGGAGCCCTGCCGTCCGTCGCGATCGTCCTCGGAGTCGTGGCCGCCCGGCCCGGCCTCGCCCAGGAGCTGACGACCCCGCAGGCCTTCTTCGGCCACGAGATCGGCGCCGACTACGAACTGCCGGACTACGGCGACCTCTCCCGCTACTGGGAGACGCTGGCCGCCGAGTCCCCGCGCATGGCGCTGCAGTCGATCGGGACGACGGCCGAGGGCCGCGACCAGCTGATGGCGATCGTTACCTCGCCTGAAAACCATGCGCGCCTCGACGAGTACCGGGAGATTTCCGCCCGCCTCGCGCTTGCCCGGGGTGTGACGGAGGAGGAGGCGCGAGAACTCGCCAGGCGCGGCAAGGCCATCGTGTGGATCGACGGCGGCCTTCACGCGACGGAGGTACTCGGCGCGCAGCAGTTGATGGAGACGGTGTGGCAGTTCGTGAGCGGGACCGACGACGAGACGATGCGAATCCTCGACGACGTCATCATCCTCTTCGTCCACGCTAACCCCGACGGGATGGATCTCGTCTCGAACTGGTACACGCGGGTCGAGGAGAAGACGGAGCGCTCCACGCGCGGGATCCCCGTCCTCTACCAGAAGTACGTGGGGCACGACAACAACCGGGACTTCTACACGTCCTTCCAGCCGGAATCCGAGAACATGAACCGGCAGATGTACCGGACGTGGTATCCGCAGATCGTCTACAACCACCACCAGACGGGACCCACCGGGACCGTGCTCTTCGCACCCCCGTTCCGCGATCCCTTCAACTACAACATCGACCCGATGGTCATCACCGGGATCGATCTCGTGGGGTCCGCGATGCACTCGCGCTTCACGGAAGAGGGGAAGCCGGGGGCGACGCGGCGGCGCGGCGCGAACTACTCCACGTGGTGGAACGGCGGTCTGCGGACGACGCCCTACTTCAAGAACATGATCGGGCTCCTCACGGAAACGATCGGGAACCCGACGCCGATGGAGATCCCGCTCATCCTCGAGCGGGTCCTGCCCAACGACAACCTGCCCGCCCCGATCGAGCCGCAGCCGTGGCACTTCCGACAGTCGGTCGACTACTCGGTGACCGCGAACAAGGCGGTGCTCGACGTCGCCTCGCGCTACCGCGAGACCTTCCTGTACCGCATATGGCGCATGGGGATGAACTCGATCGAGCGCGGCAGCAGGGACAGCTGGACGATCCACCCCAGGCGGGTGGACTGGCTGCGCGACGAGATGCGGGCCGGGGCGGCGGAGGCGGACTTCGCCCGCAACGTGGGCGGTTTCGGCGGCAGCCGCGGCACGCGCGCGGACTACGACAAGCTGTTCGAACCCGACCTGCGCGATCCCCGCGGGTATATCCTCCCGTCAGACCAGGCCGACTTCCCGACCGCGACGAAGTTCGTCAACACGCTGCTCGAGAACGGCGTGATCGTGGAGCGGGCGACATCCGACTTCAGCGTGGGCGGCACGCAGTATCCCTCCGGCTCCTACGTGGTGCGGGCCGCGCAGGCCTTCCGGCCGCACGTCCTCGACATGTTCGAGCCGCAGGACCACCCGGACGACTTCCTCTACCCGGGGGCGTCGCCGACCCCGCCGTACGACAACGCGGGCTGGACGCTGGCGATCCAGATGGGGGTCGAGTTCGACCGCATCCTGGAGGGCTTCGACGGACCGTTCGAGGAGATCACGGAGTGGAACGCGAGCCCCATGGCGGGTGTGGTCGCGGACGCGGGCGGGGCGGACGGCTTCCTGTTCAGCCATGAGGCGAACAACTCGTTCACGGCGATCAACCGGCTGCACGCCTCGGGGCACGAGGTTTATTGGCTCACTTCGCCGCTGCGCGAGGGCGGCCGGATGCACCCGGCAGGCACCTTCTACGCGAAGAGCCGGCGCGGGACGGACGACGCGGTCGCGTCACTGGCCGCCGAGCTGGGCATCGACTTCCAGGGTCTGGACGACGATCCGGACGCCGACGCTCTGCGGCTGCGGGCGCCGCGCATCGCCCTCTGGGACACTTACGGCGGTTCCATGCCGTCCGGCTGGATCCGCTGGATCCTCGAGCAGTTCGAGTACGCGGACTTCGAACTCGTCTTCCCGCAGCGGCTCGACGCGGGAGGTCTGAGCGAGGACTACGACGTCATCATCTTCCCGCAGGGCGCCATCGGTACGCGGTTCCAGTTCGGGAGCTTCGGCGGGCCGGAGCCGGAGACGATTCCCGAGGAGTACCGGGACCGGCTCGGCCGGGTCACCTCGGATGCGACGACGCCGGCGCTAATCGAGTTCCTCGAGGACGGCGGCTCGATCGTCACCATCGGCGGCTCGACGGCACTCGGGAACGAGCTCGGGCTTCCGCTTGAGGACCATCTCGTGAAGGACGGAGAACCGCTGGGCCGGGAGGACTACTACGTGCCCGGGTCGATTCTGAAGGTCACGGTGGACAACTCGCGGCTCGTCGCCACGGGGGTTCCGTCGGAGCTCGCGGTATCGTTCAACAACAGCCCCGTGTTCGGCGCCTCGGCGCTGGCGGCGAGGAACGACGGGGCGACCGGAGTGACGCCGCTCGCCTGGTTCGACGCCGACGCCCCTCTCATCAGCGGCTGGGCGTGGGGCCAGGGGTACCTGCAGGGCGGCGTGACGATGGCGGAAGCGAAGGTGGGGAACGGGCATCTGTACCTGTTCGGCCCGCTCGTCACGCGGCGCGCGCAACCGCACGGCACCTTCAAGTTCCTGTTCAACGCGATCGCCCTCTCGGCGGCGGAGCCCGAACGACCGTAA
- a CDS encoding glycosyltransferase — protein MSTYNAPDELERTLWGYSVQTCPEFEVVVADDGSGAETRDRIERLRASTGLAISHVWQEDDGFRKCRILNRAIVEARGDYLILSDGDCIPRDGFVEAHARLARRGCFVSGGRVRLASEIGRGIARDDVMDGKLFDETWLRERRALIRGRDRSKLTRSPRRAVWFDRLTTTRATWNGHNASAWKTDLLRVNGFDERMTYPVEDRELGERLRNAGVRPLQARHRAVCAHVEHDRPWLDPDAQATNERLRAETRGVPRPLRIFPGFARGRDWTEHGIRKGPRPRSLATDF, from the coding sequence CTGAGTACGTACAACGCGCCGGACGAACTCGAACGCACGCTGTGGGGGTACTCGGTACAGACGTGCCCTGAGTTCGAGGTGGTCGTGGCGGACGACGGCTCCGGGGCGGAGACGCGCGATCGGATCGAGCGCCTGCGGGCGTCCACCGGTCTCGCGATCTCCCACGTCTGGCAGGAGGACGACGGGTTCAGGAAGTGCCGCATCCTGAACCGCGCGATCGTCGAGGCTCGCGGAGACTATCTCATTCTCAGCGACGGCGACTGCATTCCGCGCGACGGCTTCGTGGAAGCCCACGCCCGGCTCGCCAGGCGGGGGTGCTTCGTTTCGGGAGGGAGAGTTCGTCTCGCCAGCGAGATCGGGCGAGGGATCGCAAGAGACGATGTGATGGACGGCAAGCTGTTCGACGAGACCTGGCTCCGTGAGCGGAGGGCGCTCATCCGGGGGCGGGACCGAAGCAAACTCACTCGCTCACCGCGCCGCGCCGTCTGGTTCGATCGCCTCACAACTACGCGGGCGACGTGGAACGGGCACAACGCATCGGCCTGGAAGACCGACCTTCTGCGCGTGAACGGCTTCGACGAGCGCATGACGTATCCGGTCGAGGACCGCGAACTCGGCGAGCGACTCCGCAACGCCGGGGTTCGCCCCCTCCAGGCCCGGCATCGGGCGGTGTGCGCTCACGTGGAGCACGACCGGCCCTGGCTCGATCCCGATGCGCAAGCGACGAACGAACGGCTGCGCGCCGAAACCCGTGGCGTGCCCCGGCCGCTCCGCATCTTCCCGGGGTTCGCGCGCGGCCGCGACTGGACGGAGCACGGGATCCGGAAGGGCCCGAGACCGCGGAGTCTTGCCACGGACTTCTAG
- a CDS encoding glycosyltransferase — MKAHGGPGIAVIVSTYERPDALDAVLRILAEQTCRRFEIVVADDGSGPDTREVVARHAEESDLDLRHVRQEDRGYRLAAIRNRAAAATERPYLIFLDGDCLVRPDYVERHARLAEPGHFVHGSRVRLDPGLSRFAVARESAAIERWSAPRWLGEWLRGRVDRFTPLLRLPLGPLRRASPRRWQGVKGCNLALWRSDFLAVNGFDEGFEGWGFEDNDLVVRLIRNGARRKEGRYAVPVLHLWHESRPPDPTSRERFERRLRSDTVRAERGIDG; from the coding sequence GTGAAGGCGCACGGCGGCCCCGGCATCGCGGTCATCGTCTCGACCTACGAGCGGCCCGACGCCCTCGACGCGGTGCTGCGGATTCTCGCCGAACAGACGTGCCGCCGGTTCGAGATCGTCGTGGCCGACGACGGTTCCGGCCCGGACACGCGCGAAGTCGTCGCGCGGCACGCGGAGGAATCCGACCTCGATCTGCGGCACGTCCGGCAGGAGGACCGCGGGTATCGGCTGGCCGCGATCCGGAACCGGGCCGCCGCCGCGACCGAGCGGCCGTACCTCATCTTTCTCGACGGCGACTGTCTCGTGCGGCCGGACTATGTGGAGAGACACGCGCGGCTCGCCGAGCCGGGGCATTTCGTCCACGGCAGCCGGGTGCGGCTCGACCCCGGACTCTCTCGGTTCGCGGTCGCGCGCGAGTCGGCGGCCATCGAGCGCTGGAGCGCCCCCCGCTGGCTTGGCGAGTGGCTCCGGGGACGCGTGGATCGCTTCACGCCGCTGCTGCGCTTGCCGCTGGGGCCTCTGCGACGCGCGTCACCTCGGCGGTGGCAGGGGGTCAAGGGCTGCAACCTCGCCCTCTGGCGCTCGGACTTCCTGGCGGTGAACGGATTCGACGAGGGCTTCGAGGGGTGGGGGTTCGAGGACAACGATCTCGTCGTCCGCCTCATCCGGAACGGAGCGCGACGCAAGGAGGGCCGCTACGCCGTCCCGGTTCTGCACCTCTGGCACGAGTCGCGCCCCCCCGACCCCACCAGCCGGGAGCGCTTCGAGCGCCGCCTCCGCTCCGACACGGTCCGCGCCGAACGGGGAATCGACGGCTAG
- a CDS encoding sulfotransferase domain-containing protein → MVPVNRPPRLDPPRVRRRPVPAFKRWFGRGKRRVGYYRLRDGVRNRLREPRFLQALRPTDVFLIGHPKSGNTWLAYMLSVLLSDDRHGDVSLYNVGDHVPFVHGRDHAISAWDHLPDPRVFRNEYPRYPHRYPGTLYLLRDPRAVLVSFWHMFATMFDDREMTLSRFVDGYLSGGPPFDGWHQHLRRWDRQVATALQREEDGERVCVVRYEDLISDREAALRGVAHFIGAFPAGDVPAETSERLSRAVARGSFEAMRDLEGRHGAEAYTGRARGEGRFIRRGQAEGWRDEMDPGDAARIEAAFGPVMERAGYLA, encoded by the coding sequence GTGGTCCCGGTGAACCGGCCGCCGAGACTCGACCCGCCCCGGGTCCGGCGCCGCCCGGTTCCGGCCTTCAAGCGCTGGTTCGGCCGCGGCAAGCGTCGAGTCGGCTATTACCGGCTGCGCGACGGGGTCCGGAACCGGCTGCGAGAGCCTCGATTCCTGCAGGCCCTGAGGCCGACGGATGTCTTTCTGATCGGCCATCCGAAGTCGGGGAACACCTGGCTCGCCTACATGCTGTCCGTGTTGCTGTCAGACGATCGCCACGGGGACGTGAGCCTGTACAACGTCGGCGACCACGTGCCGTTCGTACACGGCCGCGACCACGCGATCTCCGCCTGGGATCACCTCCCGGATCCGAGGGTGTTCCGCAACGAGTACCCCCGCTATCCCCACCGCTATCCCGGAACCCTCTATCTTCTGCGCGACCCGCGTGCGGTCCTGGTCTCCTTCTGGCACATGTTCGCGACGATGTTCGACGACCGTGAGATGACGCTCTCGAGATTCGTGGACGGATACCTGTCCGGCGGCCCTCCGTTCGACGGCTGGCACCAGCACCTGAGGCGCTGGGACCGGCAGGTCGCGACCGCGCTCCAACGCGAGGAGGACGGCGAGAGGGTCTGCGTCGTGCGCTACGAGGACCTGATCTCCGACCGTGAGGCTGCGTTACGCGGCGTGGCGCATTTCATCGGAGCGTTTCCTGCGGGAGACGTTCCGGCGGAGACATCCGAGCGGCTTTCCCGGGCGGTGGCGCGCGGGTCGTTCGAGGCCATGCGCGACCTGGAGGGGCGCCACGGCGCGGAGGCCTACACTGGGCGCGCCCGCGGCGAGGGGCGGTTCATTCGGCGGGGACAGGCGGAGGGATGGAGGGATGAGATGGATCCCGGGGATGCGGCCCGCATCGAAGCCGCATTCGGCCCCGTCATGGAGCGCGCGGGATACCTGGCGTGA
- a CDS encoding sulfotransferase domain-containing protein: protein MPLPFRPRHTEFRNREGNSEFSFVLPRRNRAQGTSAFVRAKDEASKIEYCLRSILPVFDEIHVIDNGSRDDTAEIVRHLQRSGDAGEKICLHSYPFRVGRFGPEHDGTPADSLHSLVYFTNWALSRCTRRYACKWDADMVLTRERRGAFAGMLSRLGRGWPAAWSFVGQTVYRTPDGSFLAPRGEVNREVRLAPCDYRVRFHKREHWEQLIRPRWLRTHHFAPVCFYELKFLDEEEFDHWSTMDFPSARKRREWATFQRLRGGGAGGADMRAVRRLPATFLDEQVGLARPPGSGGGRPDRSPRGERPADERPARKRALKRWMPGFLGIGATRAGTSWVAAQLSRHPQIRMDRKEIHFFDRKLGALAPSGSARDRFNQIRYLARFVRARRGGGRGTRRGGRIRGEITPAYAILEPAVIRRVAEWMPDSRLIFMMRDPIDRAWSQARNGFPRWRGKPLESVSRDELVSFFNSDPVRRRSDYATCLRAWFEHFPREQFFFGFLDEIRERPEDVMRDLLGFLEAKVVVADAESLEKPVNASAPVPMPGWVREHLEREYAFDADEVSELVGRQVPWSR from the coding sequence ATGCCGCTCCCGTTTCGCCCCCGCCATACGGAGTTCCGGAACCGCGAAGGGAACTCGGAGTTCTCGTTTGTCCTCCCGCGCCGGAATCGGGCCCAGGGGACGAGCGCTTTCGTGCGGGCGAAGGATGAGGCGTCGAAGATCGAGTACTGCCTGCGCTCGATCCTCCCGGTGTTCGACGAGATCCACGTGATCGACAACGGGAGCCGGGACGACACGGCCGAGATCGTGCGGCACCTGCAGCGATCCGGCGACGCGGGAGAGAAGATCTGCCTTCATTCGTATCCCTTCCGGGTGGGGCGGTTCGGTCCCGAGCACGACGGGACGCCCGCCGATTCGCTGCACTCCCTCGTCTACTTCACGAACTGGGCGCTGTCCCGCTGCACGCGGCGCTACGCCTGCAAGTGGGACGCGGACATGGTGCTCACCCGCGAGCGGCGGGGCGCCTTCGCCGGCATGCTGTCCCGGCTCGGACGCGGTTGGCCGGCCGCCTGGTCGTTCGTCGGGCAGACCGTGTATCGGACGCCGGATGGCTCCTTCCTGGCGCCACGCGGAGAGGTGAACCGCGAGGTGCGGCTCGCCCCCTGCGACTATCGCGTGCGGTTCCACAAGCGCGAGCACTGGGAACAACTGATTCGCCCCCGCTGGCTTCGGACGCATCACTTCGCGCCTGTCTGCTTCTACGAACTGAAGTTTCTGGACGAGGAGGAGTTCGATCACTGGTCGACGATGGACTTTCCTTCGGCCCGCAAACGGCGCGAATGGGCCACGTTCCAGCGGCTGCGCGGTGGGGGAGCGGGCGGCGCCGACATGCGCGCGGTTCGTCGCCTGCCCGCGACGTTCCTCGATGAACAGGTCGGTCTGGCGCGGCCGCCCGGATCGGGCGGGGGACGGCCAGACAGATCCCCGCGCGGCGAGCGTCCGGCCGACGAGCGTCCGGCGCGCAAGCGCGCATTGAAGCGCTGGATGCCCGGCTTCCTGGGGATCGGCGCCACGCGTGCGGGCACGAGTTGGGTGGCGGCGCAGCTCTCGCGCCACCCGCAGATTCGGATGGACCGTAAGGAAATCCATTTCTTCGACCGCAAGCTCGGAGCGCTGGCCCCGAGCGGCTCAGCGCGAGATCGGTTCAACCAGATCCGCTATCTCGCCCGCTTCGTCCGCGCCCGGCGGGGCGGCGGGAGGGGTACCCGGCGGGGCGGCCGGATCCGGGGCGAGATCACGCCCGCCTACGCGATCCTCGAGCCGGCCGTCATCCGCCGCGTCGCCGAGTGGATGCCCGACTCCAGACTCATCTTCATGATGCGCGACCCGATCGACCGCGCCTGGTCGCAAGCGAGAAACGGGTTTCCGCGGTGGCGGGGCAAGCCGTTGGAGTCCGTGAGCCGCGACGAACTCGTCTCGTTCTTCAACAGCGACCCGGTCCGGCGGCGCAGCGACTATGCGACCTGCCTGCGGGCGTGGTTCGAGCACTTTCCGCGTGAGCAGTTTTTCTTCGGCTTCCTGGACGAGATCCGGGAGCGTCCCGAAGACGTGATGCGCGATCTCCTGGGATTCCTCGAGGCGAAGGTCGTGGTAGCGGACGCCGAGTCGCTGGAGAAGCCGGTGAACGCGTCGGCTCCCGTCCCCATGCCCGGTTGGGTGCGCGAACATCTCGAACGGGAGTACGCCTTCGACGCGGACGAAGTCTCGGAACTCGTCGGGCGGCAGGTGCCGTGGTCCCGGTGA
- a CDS encoding sulfurtransferase: MRRVPMRPAAGLTIWLAALAVSAQAGAAQANPGILVSGDWLVEHRDDPDVVVLHVGMGRMAPLEEYVRGARFLEYHDIAVERNDLITELAPVEDLVEVFRAAGVSNDSHVVVVGDPGLHAARVFMTLDYLGHGDRTSVLDGGLAAWKAAGGEVAAEPTEPTRGDFEAEVREDMLVTAEWIHQRLDDPNVTLIDARPEDEYTGERPGRDFLRGGHIPGAYNLYWQDLTGEDIPTLIDLAEVEARFEEAGAAKDGVVVSYCLIGMRASYTYMISRYLGYDTKFYDASWNDWGRRDDLPLVTGKARR; this comes from the coding sequence ATGCGACGCGTCCCCATGCGACCGGCGGCAGGCCTCACGATTTGGCTGGCAGCGCTGGCGGTTTCGGCTCAGGCCGGCGCCGCGCAGGCCAATCCGGGCATCCTCGTGAGTGGCGACTGGCTCGTCGAACACCGGGACGATCCGGATGTCGTCGTGCTGCACGTCGGGATGGGCCGCATGGCGCCTCTCGAGGAATACGTGCGGGGAGCGCGCTTTCTCGAGTACCACGACATCGCCGTCGAGCGAAACGATCTCATCACCGAACTCGCGCCGGTCGAGGATCTCGTCGAGGTCTTCCGCGCCGCGGGCGTCTCCAATGACAGCCACGTGGTCGTGGTGGGGGACCCCGGTCTTCACGCGGCCCGCGTCTTCATGACGCTGGATTATCTGGGTCACGGCGACCGCACCTCGGTGCTCGATGGAGGGTTGGCGGCGTGGAAGGCGGCAGGGGGCGAAGTTGCCGCAGAGCCGACGGAGCCCACCCGCGGCGACTTCGAGGCGGAGGTCCGGGAAGACATGCTCGTGACTGCGGAATGGATCCACCAGCGGCTCGACGACCCGAACGTCACGCTGATCGATGCCCGGCCCGAGGACGAGTACACGGGCGAGCGGCCCGGGCGGGACTTCCTGCGCGGCGGGCACATCCCCGGCGCCTACAACCTCTACTGGCAGGACCTCACGGGCGAGGACATTCCCACGCTGATCGACCTCGCCGAGGTCGAGGCGCGCTTCGAGGAAGCGGGGGCGGCGAAGGACGGCGTCGTCGTCAGCTACTGCCTCATCGGCATGCGCGCGAGCTACACCTACATGATTTCCAGGTATCTCGGCTACGACACGAAGTTCTACGATGCCTCGTGGAACGATTGGGGCCGGCGGGACGATCTCCCGCTCGTCACCGGCAAGGCCCGCAGATAG
- a CDS encoding VCBS repeat-containing protein, whose protein sequence is MKTVSGVLAALVISAAAVLVLVGTNRGEAAATEVPPSAAASSSVAVSLVSPAPHSIEAGPESPVELVLAQPLDPGGFDPSALSVFGRWSGVMTGSVQLSDDGRRIRFEPGESFHAGESVTASLRAGEMLADGGAMETGFAWNFWIRPQAGSLDMIDRGARTVLDDGEKHVQPYGAYAGDFNGDGYPDIAIPNEVSADVRVMFNDGKGDYSEFRVLDIPGGSWPSPNEGADFNGDGLTDFVVGNAGNDLVSVFLADGEGWFELGSNIESGRNVRGVCIGDFDQDGWPDVAAVNMSVGPEESRGNVAMLLNNADGTGDLRRASEIASPGQGEKTCATADVNNDGLPDLLVGAYFTDEVLTYLGDGRGNLELGTRVRAGGKPWMIVAGDANGDGNVDVMSANREGNNVAVLIGDGAGGFADPVEYETGDSPLAVDVGDIDGDGDLDVVTSDFEGNSFTVHENAGDGTLVNPRSYAASTNGSCVVIHDRDLDGDLDLTGVDETDDKIFILENPGG, encoded by the coding sequence ATGAAGACCGTCTCCGGAGTACTCGCCGCGCTCGTCATCTCCGCCGCCGCCGTGCTCGTCCTCGTGGGCACGAACCGCGGCGAGGCCGCTGCGACGGAAGTGCCGCCGTCGGCCGCTGCATCTTCGTCGGTCGCCGTGTCTCTCGTCTCGCCGGCCCCGCACTCGATCGAAGCCGGTCCGGAGTCGCCGGTCGAACTCGTGCTCGCGCAGCCGCTCGACCCCGGCGGGTTCGATCCGTCGGCGCTGTCCGTGTTCGGCCGCTGGAGCGGCGTGATGACCGGCTCCGTGCAACTCTCGGACGATGGCCGGCGCATCCGCTTCGAGCCCGGCGAATCCTTCCACGCCGGCGAATCGGTCACGGCTTCGCTGCGCGCCGGGGAGATGCTCGCGGACGGCGGCGCCATGGAGACGGGGTTCGCGTGGAACTTCTGGATCCGGCCGCAGGCGGGCTCGCTGGACATGATCGACCGTGGCGCGCGAACCGTGCTCGACGATGGCGAGAAGCACGTCCAGCCGTACGGGGCCTACGCCGGCGACTTCAACGGCGACGGCTACCCCGACATCGCGATTCCCAACGAGGTCTCCGCGGACGTCCGCGTGATGTTCAACGACGGGAAGGGGGACTACAGCGAGTTCCGCGTCCTCGACATCCCGGGCGGGAGCTGGCCGAGCCCGAACGAAGGGGCGGATTTCAACGGCGACGGCCTCACGGATTTCGTGGTCGGCAACGCGGGGAACGATCTCGTGTCCGTCTTCCTCGCGGATGGCGAGGGCTGGTTCGAACTGGGGAGCAACATCGAGTCGGGCAGGAACGTGCGCGGCGTGTGCATCGGCGACTTCGACCAGGACGGCTGGCCGGATGTGGCGGCGGTGAACATGTCCGTCGGTCCGGAGGAATCGCGCGGCAACGTGGCCATGCTGCTCAACAACGCGGATGGTACGGGCGATCTGCGCCGCGCCTCCGAGATCGCTTCGCCGGGCCAGGGCGAGAAGACGTGCGCGACGGCCGACGTGAACAACGACGGCCTGCCCGACCTGCTCGTCGGAGCCTACTTCACCGACGAAGTCCTCACCTACCTGGGGGACGGGCGCGGCAACCTCGAGCTGGGCACGCGCGTGCGCGCCGGCGGCAAGCCGTGGATGATCGTGGCGGGCGACGCGAACGGCGACGGGAACGTCGACGTGATGTCCGCGAATCGTGAAGGGAACAACGTCGCGGTCCTCATCGGCGACGGCGCCGGCGGCTTCGCCGATCCCGTCGAGTACGAGACGGGCGACTCGCCGCTGGCGGTCGACGTGGGCGATATCGACGGCGACGGCGACCTCGATGTCGTCACGAGCGACTTCGAGGGCAACAGCTTCACCGTACACGAGAACGCGGGCGACGGAACGCTCGTGAACCCCCGCTCTTACGCCGCGAGCACCAACGGCTCGTGCGTCGTCATCCACGACCGGGATCTGGACGGGGATCTCGATCTCACCGGCGTGGACGAGACGGACGACAAGATCTTCATCCTGGAGAACCCCGGGGGATAA
- the msrB gene encoding peptide-methionine (R)-S-oxide reductase MsrB, with protein sequence MGKMGKIDRKAKEEWRQKLPEQAYKVLFEEATERAGTSPLNDEKRPGTFACAACGEALFTTDMKYDSGTGWPSFFETLPDVLETKRDFKLILPRTEYHCARCGGHQGHVFNDGPEPTGKRFCNNGVALRFIPDDDQRDD encoded by the coding sequence ATGGGAAAGATGGGGAAGATAGACAGGAAGGCGAAGGAGGAGTGGCGGCAGAAACTCCCCGAGCAGGCCTACAAGGTGCTGTTCGAGGAGGCGACCGAACGCGCGGGGACGAGTCCGCTCAACGATGAGAAACGCCCCGGCACCTTCGCGTGCGCGGCCTGCGGAGAGGCGCTGTTCACGACCGACATGAAGTACGACAGCGGCACGGGGTGGCCGAGTTTCTTCGAGACGCTGCCCGACGTCCTCGAGACGAAACGCGACTTCAAGCTCATCCTGCCGCGGACCGAATACCACTGCGCCCGCTGCGGCGGACACCAGGGACACGTCTTCAACGACGGCCCCGAGCCCACGGGCAAGCGCTTCTGCAACAACGGCGTCGCGCTCCGGTTCATCCCGGACGACGACCAGCGGGACGACTGA